In the genome of Corvus cornix cornix isolate S_Up_H32 chromosome 7, ASM73873v5, whole genome shotgun sequence, the window GGAACGGGGGGAGCACTGCGCGCCGAGGCACCGCCCCCGGGGGGCGCGTCACCGACGGTCGGCGCGGGTCGGTCGATGCGGAGCGGTGCCGGCAGTCGCGCCATGCACTCCCTCACCCAAGAGATCCGGAGCTTCTCCAGGGCCAACCTGCGGAAGCAGCGCACCCGCGTGACGACGCTCACGGGCCGCAGGATCATCGAGACGTGGCGCGGCGCCTGCTTGCacatggaggaggaggaggaggcggcgcCCGGCGGCGGCTTCGTGCAGGACCTCAGCGCCGACCTCCAGGTCGGCGTGGTGAAGCCCTGGCTACTGCTGGGTGAGTGAGCCTGGGGGCGGCGTGCAGGGAGAGGGGGTGGTGTGCCGGCCGGGCAGGGGCTCAGCGCAGCGACGGGCACGTTCTTTCTCTCTCCGTAGGGTCACAGGATGCTGCTCACGACCTGGAGACGATGAGAAAGCATAAGGTAACGTTACAGGGACATACAAATGCATCTCGCGTAATGCGTGCAGTGAGTTTCacttgtaaattaaaaattctaaaatattctCTAGCAAATCTGAGTAAAACTGTATTCCACTTGCATTTTCAAAAGGCTGCTCCATTTGCAGGTGGATGGGTTTCTGTTGGCTTCACGAGAAACTGAAGTGTTTTCAGAGAATACCAGAATCTTCCAAGGGACTTTTGGAGATTGTCTAGTGCAAAcgccctgccaaggcagggtcacccagagcaggtgacacaggaatgtgtccaggtgggtGTAGAATGTCTCCAGACagggagactccatgacctTCCTGGGcacttgttccagtgcttggcCACCCTCAATctaaagaagttcttcctcatgctgaggTGAAACTTCTTATGTTTTAGTTGATGGCCAATGCTCCTCGTCCTGTTGCTAGgtaccactgaaaagagtcttGCTGCCCTGCAAGAATGATGATTGTTTAGAGCTGTTTAATGGAACAGATTTCTATGCTGCTATATGTGTTTCCACTTCAGACACTAAGCAGCACCATTCCCTCTTGCCTTATGGGCATTGATGAAactagaaaaacaaagcagcttcTCTAAGTCTGTCccaaacttttgtttttctctcctgcagtaATGGGGTGATAAGGCCTTTGAACAGTGGTGCTTCTGCAGGACAGAGTGTGCACCAGGTTGGCATCTGGTGCCATCTAAATGTCAATTTACTGTAACTTAACCCACAACCTGACTGTAGCCTGGACAGAGCAGAGATGGCAGGAGGCCAGAGGTGGTGTCGCCTGCCAAGAACAGTTTACTCTGTAATCTTTCTGCTTCAGCAAGTGGTTCTGGTAACCAACCAGAAGGAACATTGAGCTGATGGGTTAGAGCAGGCTTGAAATTTGGGGGATTGTTGGGTGGTCTGCTTTCattcctattttattttccaaccATATGCTGACAActcccttttctgctgaaaatcCACTTTTTAGTCTGCATTTGAGCAATGatcttttcatttcctctcaGAAAAACCCTGAGATTTATCACAGTATGTTTTAGCACACTTTGAAACTTTGCTTGGAGAAAAGCATACCACAGACAGCATATGTATGTAAAACTGGACGTTGCATCTTGTGTAAGGTAGAGTCTCTATATGCCTGAAGATTAACTCACCTTTGTTACTACTCATTTAGTTTGCTGTCttcagaaaatgcctttttttttcttttctttttttttttttacttaggTCACTCATGTTCTAAATGTGGCATATGGAGTCCAAAATGCCTTCCTCAATGACTTTATATACAAGACCATTTCCATTCTGGACCTCCCAGAAACTGATATTACCTCCTATTTCCCTGAATGTTTTGAGTTTATTGAGAAA includes:
- the DUSP19 gene encoding dual specificity protein phosphatase 19, with the protein product MRSGAGSRAMHSLTQEIRSFSRANLRKQRTRVTTLTGRRIIETWRGACLHMEEEEEAAPGGGFVQDLSADLQVGVVKPWLLLGSQDAAHDLETMRKHKVTHVLNVAYGVQNAFLNDFIYKTISILDLPETDITSYFPECFEFIEKAKIQDGVVLVHCNAGVSRAAAVVIGFLMNSERLSFARAFSLVKNARPAACPNPGFMEQLHKYQEQIIKANGSINNHD